DNA from Clarias gariepinus isolate MV-2021 ecotype Netherlands chromosome 8, CGAR_prim_01v2, whole genome shotgun sequence:
TTGACATGCCATTTATTGAACATTTCAgcgttttatttattcattcatttatttattaatgtatttatttatttaacatttatacacCCATAGAAAATTGCTTTAAAGGCGTTGGCCTCTCTTGATGCGTGCTGTTTTTCCTCTCAGGGGAAGAGGTTTGAGATCTTGCCCGACGGCTTGCCATCTGCCAGAAAGCTCACCTACTATACTGGCTGCCCTCTGCGTTCCCGCCATCTCCTGCAGTTGCTTAGCAACAGCCACCGCCTATACATGAACCTTCAGCCTGTGCTTAAGCAAGTCCGACGCCTGGAGGAGAATGAAGGTACTTCTGCTTTTGTGCACGTGTTGATGATTTTACAACACCTAATTTGGTTTACGATACCAAGATAGATGCACCTAAGGCAATACTGTGGTGgtaaaaaaactataaattgtataaataaaaacaccacaaCACATAAAACTTGATTAAATTTTGAATTTATGTTTAgcataaaattattttgattgatCAGTAATTATGGTAATTACACTTCATTATACTCTTTAACCACTCTACTATTAATTAGGGTGTTTATAGACTACCCATgttgtttttgaatttatttaatttaattagttattttattgGTAATGTCTGGGTTTTTGCTTGAATTTAACTAGGCTAACAATCATTGTTTATAAGTAAGGACTAATTAAAGTTCAAAAAGCCACTAAATGTCAGATCAAAGTGAACAATGGTTTAAGGTAAGATGTCGAATCCGATTGAGCTGAACTATAATAATGCATGTCATACTGTATTCGTTGACACATTTTCTACTCGAAGACATAAAGGTAGGAAGCTGTACTTTCCATTTTCACTGGGGACAGTGCCATTGATGGTGCTCCATGGATTAAAAGTTGATTTAATTAGCATTTGGATTAGTAGTCTATTAGTATAATGTAGAGAGTTACCTTTTCTTAGCAGATTCGCAAccacatctttttgaactgctgtgTGACACAAGGGGCTGAAATAAAACATTCTAAGGAAAGCATTATCTGCTGTGCATGTTTAATATATAGCTAAACATAAAAGTTTACATTAAAACAGCCTTAAAAGTCCCTACTTATTTCTAGATAATTTTTATCACTATATATTTCACAAAACTTTAGCATAAAAACATACAACTTAATAACTTGTATTATCCCTAACAAAAAGAAACTCAATTTTGTCtgtttaattttcttaattttaaaaatcatacgATGTGTGTATGTCTTGTAGAGAAGAAGCAGTATCGGGAGTCATATATAAGTGATGCACTGGAGTTGGACATGGATCACCTAGAGCAGCGATCTCGTGCAAGCGGCAGCAGCATGGGCAGTGTTTCACGGCAAAAACGTTTTTCTCGTCACTCCACAACCAGCCACAGCAGCTCACACACGTCGGGCATAGAAACCGACAGCTTTCGTACCCCAGCGCACACACCACATCGGCCACTCCGCTCGCACTCCTCCTCTAACACCAGCCAtgccagcacacacacatccgGCATTGAGAGCAGCGGCAAGGAGCGAGGCCTGGATGATGATGGTATGAGTCGCACACCCACAGAATTCCgtttttattgctattataaGCCTATAGCTTTGTCCAGCtgtctatttaaaaatataatcagtTAATTCTTGGAATAGTGCTtggtaaaaatgaaatatgagtGTGGGCTAGCTGGCATCTAAGCCTTAGCACAGTGGTACACCACTAAATGTGAAAAACCACAGCTGCGTAATCTGCACGGTTGGTTTAATGATGTGTGTTTACCGTTTGTGCTTCTACAGAGATTGAGATGTTGGTCGATGACCCTAAAGACTATGAAGAACTCACTGATTTAGCATTGGAGCTCAGTCAAGACCTCTGCATTCACATCACTGAGGACATGCTAACATCTGCACAAAGCAACGGCTATTCAGGTaataatacacacatgcatatttctgatttacaacaaaaaaggaattgtgataaaatatgaaacagacttttaatttaaatgatgctTGTGTGAGGTTTTATGTTGTGCTGGCAGTCCACTCAAtatcattgttttaaaaatacattgtaATTTTGGGCAAAGATGCTACTTAAAATTTTGGTGCCTAAAACACATAAGTGCCTATAGAGCTATTTGGCTTTTATTGTAATCTTAATCAGGTAAAAAGGTGGCAAAAAATCACCAAATTCTGTATTCACATAAGCACATGTGGTATAATCATCCTAGTTTTGACTagttttaaatttgaaaaaattcCAGCTTCTTGTTATGAGGTTATGTGACATAGTAAACACCTGTACCCTGATGTTTGGGTGGtaggcccttttttttttttttttttagctattagGCAACAATGCCAAGTCTGCTAATTTGAATGTCAAGTCTGCTattttgaaacattttatataacagcaaaagatcaaagtaataattaataatgataatggtaTTGATGTGCACACAGGCTTAGTTGTGAAGGAAGTAAGCTCATCAACTTCGAGTTCATCTGAGACCGTGGTGAAGATGAAAGGCCAAAGCATTGAATCACTCCCTCAGGTCAAATTCGCACGTACACCACAATACCTCATCTCCTAATCATATCACAAGggctctttttttcattttgttggaGTTATGGTTCAAATATTGTACTGTAATTGTCATTTCTGTATTAAATCATATAAATGTTTGTGATCTTCAATAAATTTTGAAGGATTTACTTaaagtttctaaaacatttaagtTCTGAACTAATACAATTGCTTCTTCTAGATGTAAAATGAACAATGCTCTTTTGGGAaccatttaaattttacataaaaatgacatggccattaactttaatatttaacGTTCTGTATGTGGACATTCACCAATGTTTTTCTCCCTCCAACATAACAATTAAGTATTCCAGGATTTATTGAAGGTCTATCAAAATAATGAGACATCTCACTCTTTAGTCTTTTTACCTGTGTTCTTATTTGCGTTgttattgtgtatttattattcAGATGGTGTCGGGCAGAAAGTCTCAGAACTCCACCGACCGACACAGCCAGTCACTGGATGATATCCGTCTATACCAGAGGAATTCCCCAGAGTGGGTGGAGTCTTGTCAGGACTCTGCCCATAGTTATACATTTGGTTGTGTGGAGGAGCTTAGCAATGGTTACCAGGGACTTGCAGAACAGCAGGCTGGAATCTGTGATGACCAACACCCTTTTCCCATCAAAAGAACCAACAAGTACTTCTCCCTGGACTTGACCGCAGAGGAGGTGCCTGAGTTTGTGGTGTGAAAGAGGGAGGATaatcaaaacaaagaaaaaaagatgaaatacATGACTGAggacatttatattttgtgtgtgtatgtgtgtgtgagtgcgagtGAGGGAGATCGAGAGAGTATAAAGATCATAATGTAATGAAGCTGCTGAATTTCGGACGAGAAAGGGAAACTGCAGTCTGTCTCAGCTGCTTTAGCAAAATGTGAAcatctctatgtgtgtgtgtattgtgtttgtgtgttgcatGCAGACAGAATGAGAAGTTCCATTTCATGTTCATTGTGTTGGGCTTTTCTGGGgtgtatattatgtttttactctATGACACTAGAAGGACAGTACAAGTCTGTGAGGTTGCATTGGTTTCTTTGTGCGAGTACGTATGAGTGTTTTTGATCGTACTATATGAGCTATTAACCAAAGATGAGCCGTTTTCAGTGTTCAATAAGCAGCTGAACATACAAGCCATATCATAATACTTAGTGGACAGAAATGGTACAAGCATATATTTACATTTCCAGgcaaagtttggacacactaaatgtgtatttttcagCATCTTAAAGGTATTTTGATTAATGCCAATGTTTAAATCTGGATtctaaaacaaatgtaaatagtAAAGCTATAAATctatttctaaatatatttttaatacatattttttgtttggggTAAATTGTTTCAGTCTGAACATTAGTGAAGCAAACAAGTGCTCAGCATTTCTGGGAGCATTTAGAAGAACTGGGTAAAGCTTATACACAATGAAGCTAGTTAAGAAGATACCAAATTTTGATGTTTCTTGACCACTCCACAATtccatgtgtgtgttatgtttagTGTAAAATagaacacaaaaagaaaaatccttaCTTCTTATGAGCAGATGTGTCTAGACTGTTgtctggttttgtgtgtgttctgtatgtAATATGTGTATTCTGGTGCTGGCTGCTGGAAGTGAACCACCTATGCCTTTGTTACACTATGCAAGTTTGAGACCATGTTACTGGTTGTCTCCCAAGACTCTCATCTGTGCaccaaatacatttttacacctATGCCAAGGATAAAAGCAGAGACGGTTACTGTCTGGGTGGTCCCACAGCTTTTATTGATGCTTGAGAAGTTCCTGCTCTAATATTTAACCAAACCTAGTTGTGGTGAGTTGCACAGATGCAATCATAAATTTGTCTTCCTTAATCCTCTATAACGACCAAACCACAGGTTTCTTGCGTTTTAAGCCCGAGGGGGCAGAATATTGATGTCAGAATACTGAACTGGTGAGCTCCTCCAAAAACAAACATGgcacaaaaatgtgtgtaatcaCCACTTGACCAATTATTATGCAAAGCTGTAAAATGGGAcaaaatggaaatggaaaaaaaaatcaccagatCTGAAATTCTAGCCATAATTCATAGCCATTATAGATTAGGAAGAATCCTAAGAAGCCAAATTGTGGTTTTCCAAGAAATTGCAGGGCAAgtagaaacccaccaagcagactTTTCCTGCTAGTCTATATTTACAATAACACCATATGCtttatgtttgtatgtgttGATGTCTCCTTAATCATTTTTATGAACTGgaactttttattttctaagtAATTTGTTAAACTGTTGTTGTCATAAAAGTGGGAGCCATGTCTTTTGGTTATGTTTGTTTGCGACATTGTCAGTATTACTTTCAAATGGAGGTCAGTATTAGAAATCCCTGTTCTCCCATTTTAACCAGTgtatttgtgttgtgtgtttattcTCATTATGAAATTATTTACTAACATATAATCAATAACGTATCAATATCTAATGAAGATTTTTCAAATATATTCCAGGTAAACCTGTGAAATATCAAATGATAATGTAAAAACAGAAGCTAAATtgtcctctcacctgtctgctcaaaaaaaaaaaaagaaactagaTTTCTTTCAACGTTTCTCTGTTTTGGGTCATCATCAGCACTTTTAAAGTTTTCTCATGCATGTGTGTAGCTCTTCAGAGCCATGTAAAGCCCCCCACCCCAGATATTGTACCATGAAGTGAGCCTTTAATCTCATTAATGCTTCACACTACGAAAAAGTAATTATACATGTCTCCctctttatatttttgacaacTAACAGTTGTTAACACAGCAATCaatattgtaaatgtttttgataATATATATTGTCATATTACATAGTTATTAAAACTGCAGTTTACAagttaaatacataaatgtagTAATAAATGgagcaaaacatttaaacttaaTAGTGATTAACAAGTAAATATCATCAGACTGAAACAGGCCTTCCATATAATATCCACATTTATTCCGATCTCTTTTTAATTTGTTCGCCTGCAGTTATTTTAGTCCTTTCTATGAAAGGAAATGccctaaaatattatttttcaccCTTCTTTTGTAAACCCTGTTAATTGATGCTCATGTTCCAGTAATAAATTGTGGTGCGTGTCTTGCAGGTACTGATGTCCTATAATGTACGCAATAAAGGTACCTTTGCAGGAAAATTTGTAGTCTTTTATGATTTGGACATGGATTTCTTATTTGCCACTTAATTAACTTTCAAAGAAATTGTGTTTTTCCCCAAATACTTTATAGTATTATAGTAAGGTATTAAAGTAAACAAGGATTATACAGAGGTATTCactattttaacatttaagtcACAGTAAGGTTAAAATATGGATTTTTATTTCTGGAATAAAACAAGACTAGTTACAGCATACTCTCACTTTTTATGATATATTAATTAATCTGCAGAAAATTAATAGATAAtagattattcatttatttcttttagaaaCTAGTCAGTGGGTCTATTGGTCATTGAGAGACAGACATTATCAGTGACTGGCCATGTTGAACAATGGTGCAATGTTGAACAAAGTAATCAGTGCCTGATTGTAAGCACAGTACACTCAGGCTTTACACACTGATGGTGGATCAGTTGAGCTGCACCAATtagcattttttattcattaattttcagTAACCACTTTATCTTGGACAGATGGCAAAAGTGGAGTTATAAAGCATTTGCTTAGGTCAACAGATCACAACGATGCATATCCATTTGCACAGTTACTGGTAAAACCAGCCAactgaaaaaagggaaaatacaaTCCCATCTAATGTAAATGAAATCAGGCAACAACATAAATCAATGCAAATCCGTATCAGATTAGCTTTACCATTCCTtattataaatgcatttcttGAGGCATATGATCTAAAACTGTTTACTATATTGTTAATAATTTGGTATACAAATGCATCcaaatacattttgtaaaagGATAAATATGCTATGCATTGTGAATTTTCACCTAATcgaccataacattaaaatgcagcacagacagatagatagatagactgacagacatactttattgatcctgtgAGGGATATTATTGTTTTACAGCAGCAGGTTACACAAAAAAAGGGATGAAATGCACCACTCCACAAAGCTGTCTAGAAATCCTCTAAATTGTATAGGGTCCACTGGTGCCACTGGGGCAGCTCTGATCCCACATGGCATGACTCTACAAGACCTCTGGGATGTGCTGTGGTGCTGGTACTGGTGGACCCTTTTTctcagtaattttgtaattaacccctggtggtggtggttgttattattagtattattattacaacctgacttttttgtaaacattgagacattttttaaattttaattaaatgtaaactaAGACTAGACTTTAAAATCCCATGAGCCAATATTTTGTTAATAGAATATAgggaacaaaataaatgtttaaactgagaaattgCAAATTTGATGCCTTCTACAGGTTTCAAAAAAGCAACAAAGGGCTGAAAAGgcaagacattttttaaatatttacctgGGAGAACATCTAGCATCAGGTTTGCAGCATGATTAGCTATCTTGACTGCAGGCAAGTCAATTCAGCAAAAGGAATGTCTTAGAGGCAACGTCTTTCCAATCTGTGAAAGAGTGCATAAAAAGATCGTGAAAAACAATGTTTGTCAACGTCAAACTGCAAAGGCTTTGCAAATCCCACCATCTACAGTGCATAACGTTATAAAAAAAGATTCAGAGAAACTATAGAAATCTCTGTGCATAAGGCCCTCAGACAACACTCTCTGACATGATTGAGTCATTGATATTACtaaatacttccagaaaccactgTCTGTACAGTAAATCTGGAAGTTGattcatgtcaactggacttcttttTAGTCGGTATCACTTTCAGTAAACACAATGCCATCTGCAGATGCCAACTAAAGCTCTATCATGCAAAAAGGAAGCCATATGTAAACACGATCCAGCGCGTGTAATTtaacaccgtgccccttcacacacacacacacacacacacacacacacactcgcctttaTACCCCGCCCACATAGCATAAACAGATATGCACTTATAAACACATCTATCGGaattcatttttactttttttttttaaaggttaatttgttttattattactttatattttgtatttataatttttatgtttttttgtggaacgaataatttgagtttctattatttcttatgggaaatcttttttgctttatgagtgttttggaatacgaacccacttccggaactaattatgctcgtaatccaaggttccattgtatgTCTTTTCCAAGACTGTTCTAATATCTGGTCAATAGTAGCAATGTTTGCCATTTCCTAAGAAATCACAGGTAAGTTGTTagctaaacaaaaacataattacCTAGCTAGTCTTAGTGTTGGGTACACAACtactttacttgagtacaaGTAGAGATACCTtagataaaatattacttaatcaAAAATAGAAGTcatccatttacatttacagttctacttgtgttgtgttgtcactcttgtttgcacatttgcacgtgcactttatgttgtcttttctgTATAGGACTAGAatagtttctgttaattaattatgttaaatCTGGTTTGTCTCAGCTCGCCAGCTAATTAGATTATTTAGTTAGTtggctagttagttttttttgttaatttacgtTGTAAATTTATGTCGTATGtagtagcaccttggtcctggaggaacgttgtttcgtttcatcgtgtactaaactgtatatggttaaaataacaataaaagcctacttgacttgactagtAGTACAAAAGTGCTTTCCTTAAAATttcaatatacatatataatttcAAAGTATCAAATATACAGACCTTATATTAGCTCATAGTAGCCTATAACTCTAATATTAAAAGTCTTTCTTCCGCTGTAAAAGTGCTGTTAAGTCTACAACCGTCTCTATTTCTGATTTGAAACACTTGATACATGATTAGGAAATGCAATTATACAGAATAGTCACCAGGTGGCGATATTACCGCTTCAAATACTACGCCCCACTGTGGTTATGTAACCATGAATAAAAATGCTCAaataaagtacagatacatttaatatgaatttaagtacagtaataaagtaaatgtacttcatacagaaatgaatgaaaatctTGTGCTCTCACTAATTCACTATACTGCTTATCATGTAAAGGGTTTACTCTGGAAGAGTAGCgtgatccatcacagggcacacagtcacccactaagggcaatttggaaacaccagttagcctaatctgcatgtatttggactgtgggtggaaacctgagtatGTGAAGAAGGTCcacaaagcatggggagaacatgcaaactttaaacATGAACTTTGCTTTTACagctaattaaaatattaaaaaagattgcaaagataaaatagaaaaaaggcaCAAGCAACCAACCTCAACAACTAAACTGCATGTGATTGAAAATATGTgagtcatgttttttaaaatcagtCTGAAAGTCACCTCTGGTGCAATCATATTAGAATGGAACTGGTTGGAAGAAGGGATACTCACTGCATATACCTGCATATATatgaatctttttatttttacaaaaacatgcTGGACAAGTCAGCTGAAATGGATTGCAGAGTCTCTATGAGCAGACATCCATCAGCACCTTTAGCAATGACCTAATGGCAACACAACCCAGAGTTATGTGGAGCAGAAGGACTCTCTATGTCTTGGATTCAGAATAGTTTCATGCATGTTACTGAAGAGACAAAAAGATGACTGAACAGTTCTACTTTGTCCTGGAAAGCCAAAGCATACCATCATTCAGGATAACATGAACAATATTTCTTTAGGCCAATTGAAATAATAACAGTTAAAGATTCCAAATTAACTGTGTACATGGATGCTCATCCAATAAGATGAGTTTATAtgctaaaatgatttaattagaACATAACTTcggaagaaggtgcaggacagTGAATCCACAGCTCTGGTGGGGAAAGTGGCATCTAGACAGCAAGACTCTGTAGATTTACAATAAGCTGTTATTATCAAGCTTAGAGCAAGGACAGGCAATAGCTGATCCAAGAAATAGTGAGACCAGGGTTTAGgagctactgtacatgcaaaatGTTGAATCAGCAGTATGTCCGTTGTGTCTGAGAAGAGGAACACCAAAGGACATTCTCCAcactgttgttgattatttaccTGCTGATGGATaatcaaaatattattaataatataaacataatgaAAGGATCCTTAATAATTTAGACATTATAAGCATTATGTAAAATATTGAAAGCatcttactgtatttttatttgaaaatatttaaagcatttaaatattACTAGACAACTggaaatattttcatatttgaaaataatttgtGCATTGTATGAATAATATATTCATAAGGATATACAGAACAAAAATTAGCTTGTGCACCCTCAGTTCTTTAAAGAACCACTAAtgcttataaataattattgcaCTGGGCAACCTATGCTTTTAGAGTTAAAATCAGCAGAGCTGTGATTATTACCTAGGGCATTCCTACAGAAGGTTATGTTCCAACAGCCCTCCTGATATTGACTACAACAGAACACTTGCCGGTGGGATATTGCTTAAACAGCAGGGTGTTATTTCCACAATTAATGGCTATAAATGGTCCTAGAGTGATGTTTCCTGTTGTACTTTCATTACTTCATAAGCTGGATTTGTATATATTGCATGCTAGGAATCTCATAGAACACATCTCATAGAACACACACAACTGTCAGACAGGTAAAACAGTACTTTCTCTCTATTGCTTATTGAGATAGAATTGCATGTTTATCCTAGGCTAAGTGTCCCTGGAAACTTACACAATATATAACAGTATATTATACAGCTTACAGGATTGTTATTGTAAATGTGCCATACCTATATGTTTTAACTGTAGTCAGTTTCAGGGCATTGATTTTGCTCTTTAAAACCACAAGCCATAACAAAACATCACAAACACAGAAGTGCTTATTGCAAGAACCAGTATACCACTGTACTGACCTGCTTCAACCAACTCCTCCACAGCCAATTCAGTAGTTTCACCTAGAGGAATAAACTAAATTACCAAAATATGATAGACATAAATGTATGCGTAAAATTGAGTCTATGTTCTGTAATATTGCGCTCAGTGCCATCCCTCTCAAAGCAGTTTCAATTTCTAGAAAATATCATAGAGGCCACCCTGAGACCAGCCATAGCGCTGGTAGAGATTTAATTTGGTAAATAAACCATTGTCTGTGTATGCCACATAAATTTCCACTTTTAACACAAGTttgttactgtatgtaactCTCTCTAGgaactttttaacttttctttctctgacagaacacaaataaaaaaaaaaattcacaatatTGTGTCTGAAATGTCACACTTGACCCTAAATATTTAATCTCCTCTACCTTTCAACTGCACTCTTacctcaccctctctctcatttacacacatgtactcTGTCTTGCTCTTACTGATATTCATGCCTGGTTTCTCCACTGCGTCCCTCCACCTCTCCAGACTCATCTCAACCTGCTCCCTACTCTTTCTACTGATCAAAATTAGCATCTGCAAACATCAAAGTCTGTGGGGACTCTTCTCTAACCTCATCCTTCAACATATCCACTGGACAGGAAGGGGTTAAAAGCCAATCCATGGGGCAATCCCACATCCACCTTAAACCAGTCAGTCATACCTATGGAACACCTCACCGCTGTAAACAACCGCACTAATTTCTCCACTCATCAGGCATCTTTCCACTTTCTAAGATCTTGTTAAATAATCTAGTAAAAAACTCCACTGCCATCTCTCCTGAAAGCTTTCATTCCTCCACTGGAACGTCATCTGGACCAACTGTCTTTGCACTCTTTATCTTGTTCATCTTCCTCAAGGTTCACTTTCACTACCTCCACCTCATCatgcccaccacgacagtgttgtcagcaaacttgatgatggaggtggagttggtagtggccacacagtcgtgggtgtacaaagagtacagcagggggctcagaacacaaccctgggggccttcagtgctgagagtgagtgaggctgagacatgtctgcccatccttactgc
Protein-coding regions in this window:
- the frmd6 gene encoding FERM domain-containing protein 6, with translation MSKLTFHNNKTMQDRRCVCVFLPNDETLNVIVSVKTLCQELLEQVCDLLRLKDCHLFGLSVVQNNEHIYMELGQKLSKYCPKEWKREASKGIDQFGPPMIVHFRAQYYVENGRLISDRMARYYYYWHLRKQVLQSQCVQREEAYFLLAAFALQADLGNYKRNKHFSSYFQPESYFPSWVITKRGRDYILRHIPNMHKEQFALTASEAQLKYIKQAALLDDVTVHYYRLYKDKKEVDASLTLGLTLRGIQIFQNVGSVRQLLYDFPWTNVGKLVFVGKRFEILPDGLPSARKLTYYTGCPLRSRHLLQLLSNSHRLYMNLQPVLKQVRRLEENEEKKQYRESYISDALELDMDHLEQRSRASGSSMGSVSRQKRFSRHSTTSHSSSHTSGIETDSFRTPAHTPHRPLRSHSSSNTSHASTHTSGIESSGKERGLDDDEIEMLVDDPKDYEELTDLALELSQDLCIHITEDMLTSAQSNGYSGLVVKEVSSSTSSSSETVVKMKGQSIESLPQMVSGRKSQNSTDRHSQSLDDIRLYQRNSPEWVESCQDSAHSYTFGCVEELSNGYQGLAEQQAGICDDQHPFPIKRTNKYFSLDLTAEEVPEFVV